The following coding sequences are from one Bacteroidales bacterium window:
- a CDS encoding phosphatidate cytidylyltransferase, which translates to MMSNLFKRTISGFVFIAIIICSVLWNFYSFAVVIGIIMVAGVWEFYVLIQKSKIKPQKITGLLIAVTIYTLFLPVYSCINYNWIILILFLLIAIVFIYELYKNKNPLTNISCTLLGNIYIAVPFSLLVFISNPVPFKINYNYEIPLGFFILMWTYDTFAYLTGIYLGKHRLFERISPKKSWEGLIGGAFFALLASYIVSLFLKELSFNDWFVISIIVIVFGTFGDLVESAFKRQVDCKDSGNIIPGHGGILDRFDAILFAVPFVYIYLKLFVF; encoded by the coding sequence ATGATGAGCAACCTGTTCAAAAGAACCATATCCGGATTTGTTTTTATTGCAATAATTATCTGTTCTGTTTTGTGGAACTTTTATTCTTTCGCTGTAGTTATAGGAATAATAATGGTTGCAGGAGTTTGGGAATTTTATGTTCTTATACAAAAAAGCAAAATCAAACCACAAAAAATAACCGGATTATTAATAGCTGTTACAATATATACATTGTTTCTTCCGGTATATTCCTGTATAAATTACAATTGGATAATTTTAATTTTATTTTTATTAATTGCAATTGTTTTTATTTATGAATTGTATAAAAATAAAAATCCGCTTACAAATATTTCATGCACATTGCTGGGCAATATTTATATTGCAGTTCCATTTTCACTTTTGGTTTTCATTTCAAATCCCGTTCCATTCAAAATAAATTATAATTATGAAATTCCACTTGGTTTTTTTATTCTTATGTGGACTTATGACACCTTTGCTTATCTAACAGGAATTTATTTAGGAAAGCACAGATTATTTGAAAGAATATCACCTAAAAAATCGTGGGAAGGGCTTATAGGCGGAGCATTTTTTGCTTTACTCGCTTCATATATTGTTTCACTTTTTTTAAAAGAACTTTCTTTTAACGATTGGTTTGTAATTTCAATCATCGTTATTGTGTTTGGAACATTCGGAGATTTAGTGGAATCGGCATTTAAAAGACAAGTTGATTGCAAGGACTCGGGAAATATAATACCCGGACATGGCGGTATTCTTGACAGATTCGATGCAATACTGTTCGCTGTTCCATTTGTTTATATTTACTTAAAATTGTTTGTATTTTAA
- a CDS encoding T9SS type A sorting domain-containing protein encodes MKKTFLLHISFILFTLPCFSQRNIPDFGFIRNDSIKVKKDTVNYFRNPWVGGYNSCQFSEIDLNFDGIKDLIVFDRSGNRLTTYINKGTANKVDYEYAPEYKNYFPIIHDWILLADYNCDGKEDIFTCSDITSGGVAVYKNISDTILKFQLVEPLLMAKQYTNLTDIFVSSGDIPAISDIDGDGDLDILTFHPLGNYMQYLKNTSKELYGNCDSLKYELETNCWGYFREGDTSSAIVLNHTCPYPVSSSLKSNIDRKLRHTGSTTLALNLNNDNLKDVIIGDIASTNITSLINGGEVGNDSMITQDANFPSYNNPLKMVSYPGIFYLDVDNDGLKDLIVSPNDYTVSENYKSIWFYKNTGTNNQPVFNYQCNDFLQNETIDVGEGCYPVFFDYNCDSLLDFVVGNFGYWDSSYRSFGNLYSYYTSQLALFENIGTKENPEFELKTRDFASISTLKLKAAYPAFGDLDDDSDEDMVLGNSDGKLYYFENTAGAGNPASFVLHPNYFNIDAGDYSTPQLMDLNRDGKLDLVVGCKKGTISYFQNTGTITIPVFSSTPTNNKLGNVNVTDSLITNYGFSTPCFYDDSGKYVLFCGSYGGSIFYYKNIDNNLNGNFTLVDSSFLKINEGMKTGVTCKKINNDAYPDMLVGNYAGGVSFFKGVNPAFMEIKEIKNNFNFTFNLYPNPSNNIVNIAFPQVFENENSKIIVCNFLGQNISEYKLFNKNKFSFDVSNLPEGIYLCVVKSNESSQCKKFIVSK; translated from the coding sequence TTGAAAAAAACATTTCTATTACATATATCTTTTATCCTTTTTACTTTACCGTGTTTTTCACAAAGGAACATTCCCGATTTTGGCTTTATAAGAAATGATAGTATTAAAGTAAAAAAAGATACGGTAAATTATTTTCGTAACCCATGGGTGGGTGGATATAATTCCTGCCAGTTTTCCGAAATTGATTTGAATTTTGACGGAATAAAGGATTTGATTGTTTTTGACAGAAGCGGAAACCGGCTTACAACATACATAAACAAAGGCACAGCAAATAAAGTTGATTATGAATATGCTCCCGAATATAAAAATTATTTTCCGATAATACACGACTGGATTCTTTTGGCAGATTACAATTGCGACGGGAAAGAAGACATTTTCACGTGTTCCGATATAACAAGCGGGGGTGTTGCCGTTTATAAAAATATTTCAGATACTATTCTTAAATTTCAACTTGTTGAACCACTTTTAATGGCAAAACAATACACTAATCTGACTGATATTTTTGTTTCATCGGGCGATATTCCTGCAATTAGCGATATTGACGGAGACGGTGATTTGGATATTTTAACTTTTCATCCATTGGGAAATTATATGCAGTATCTTAAAAATACCTCAAAAGAATTATACGGCAATTGCGATAGTTTGAAATATGAACTCGAAACAAATTGCTGGGGATATTTCAGAGAAGGTGATACAAGCTCTGCAATTGTTTTAAATCATACTTGTCCTTATCCTGTAAGTAGTTCTCTAAAATCAAATATTGATAGAAAACTGCGGCATACAGGTTCAACAACTTTAGCACTTAACCTTAATAACGATAATCTGAAAGATGTTATTATCGGCGATATTGCAAGCACAAATATTACTTCGCTTATAAATGGCGGAGAAGTTGGTAATGACAGCATGATTACACAGGATGCAAATTTCCCATCATACAATAATCCTTTGAAAATGGTTTCCTATCCCGGAATTTTTTACCTCGATGTTGATAATGACGGGTTGAAAGATTTAATTGTATCGCCCAATGACTATACGGTTTCCGAAAATTATAAAAGTATATGGTTTTATAAAAATACAGGAACAAATAATCAACCGGTTTTTAATTATCAGTGTAATGATTTTCTTCAAAACGAAACTATTGATGTTGGTGAGGGCTGTTATCCGGTTTTCTTCGATTATAATTGCGACAGTTTGCTCGATTTTGTTGTTGGAAATTTTGGTTACTGGGATTCGTCATACAGGTCATTCGGAAATCTTTATTCCTATTATACTTCCCAACTTGCTCTTTTTGAAAACATAGGAACAAAAGAAAATCCTGAATTTGAACTTAAAACACGCGACTTTGCCAGTATTTCGACACTTAAATTAAAAGCTGCATATCCTGCTTTCGGTGATTTGGACGACGACAGCGATGAAGATATGGTTCTTGGAAATTCTGACGGAAAATTATATTATTTTGAAAATACTGCAGGAGCTGGCAATCCCGCAAGTTTTGTTTTGCATCCGAATTATTTTAATATTGATGCCGGCGATTACAGCACTCCGCAACTTATGGATTTAAACAGGGACGGCAAGCTTGATTTAGTTGTCGGATGCAAAAAAGGAACTATTTCATATTTTCAGAATACGGGAACAATAACAATTCCTGTTTTTTCTTCGACTCCAACAAATAATAAACTTGGCAATGTAAATGTTACCGATTCTTTAATTACAAATTATGGTTTTAGCACTCCTTGTTTTTATGACGACAGCGGAAAATATGTGCTTTTCTGCGGCAGTTACGGAGGTTCGATTTTTTATTACAAAAATATTGACAATAATCTGAATGGCAATTTCACTCTTGTTGATTCATCATTTCTTAAAATTAATGAAGGCATGAAAACAGGAGTAACCTGCAAAAAAATAAACAATGATGCTTATCCTGATATGCTGGTTGGAAATTACGCCGGTGGTGTAAGCTTTTTCAAAGGAGTTAATCCTGCATTTATGGAGATAAAAGAAATTAAAAATAATTTTAATTTTACTTTTAACTTATATCCAAATCCTTCCAATAATATTGTAAATATTGCTTTTCCGCAAGTTTTTGAAAATGAAAATTCCAAAATTATTGTTTGTAATTTCCTTGGACAAAATATTTCTGAATATAAGTTATTCAATAAAAATAAATTTTCTTTTGATGTAAGCAATTTGCCGGAGGGAATTTATTTATGTGTCGTAAAAAGCAATGAAAGCAGCCAATGCAAGAAGTTTATTGTGAGTAAGTAA
- a CDS encoding phosphatidylserine decarboxylase family protein, with product MKIHKEGYKIIGIAILDFFVTNYIFQFVFKIFILSNIILLLSILLTLFIICFFRSPKRNVNINENKILSPADGKIVAIEEIYETEYFNEKRLQISIFMSPMNIHLNRYPISGIVKNVKYNPGKYLVAWHPKSSLENERMTTIIQKQDGTEILVCQIAGFLARRIVCYAKENNTVKQGEELGFIKFGSRVDLLLPLNSEIKVSLNEKVKGGITEIACLN from the coding sequence ATGAAAATTCACAAAGAAGGTTATAAAATAATTGGAATTGCAATACTTGATTTTTTTGTAACAAATTATATTTTTCAGTTTGTTTTCAAAATATTTATTTTGAGCAATATTATTCTTCTTTTATCAATATTATTAACTCTTTTCATTATTTGTTTTTTCCGTAGCCCTAAAAGAAATGTTAATATTAATGAAAATAAAATTTTATCTCCTGCTGATGGAAAAATTGTGGCAATAGAAGAAATTTACGAAACAGAATATTTTAATGAAAAACGTTTGCAGATTTCGATATTCATGTCGCCTATGAATATTCATTTAAACAGATATCCTATTAGCGGTATTGTTAAAAACGTAAAATATAACCCCGGCAAATACCTTGTTGCATGGCATCCTAAATCATCGCTTGAAAACGAAAGAATGACAACAATTATTCAAAAACAAGATGGCACCGAAATTCTTGTTTGTCAAATTGCAGGTTTTCTTGCACGTAGAATAGTTTGTTATGCTAAAGAAAACAATACCGTTAAACAAGGTGAAGAACTTGGTTTTATAAAATTCGGCTCACGCGTTGATTTGCTCCTTCCTCTGAATTCTGAAATTAAAGTTTCCCTTAATGAAAAAGTTAAAGGCGGAATAACTGAAATAGCTTGTTTGAATTAA
- the secDF gene encoding protein translocase subunit SecDF — protein sequence MQNKGAIRLFAILLALVCIYQLSFTFITKRVESNAAEYAASQDVTVMSKKLAKNDMLKERYYYDSISKAKEKYYFDSISSTPVYNLLIRKYTYKECKERELNLGLDLKGGMNVTMEISVVDILRVMSNNSQDSTFNKAIRKAVDMQRVSQQDFITLFGQAFESIDPKARLSSPSIFGTMELKERINNSTTNKEVLKIVREEADGAIDRTFNILRTRIDAFGVTQPNIQKIGTYGRILVELPGVKEPERARKLLQAPAKLEFWLTYENKEIYNYLTQANDRLKDILENKDITGTKADSLLKKLSGDTAANAKADSSKKKIDANKDNKGKSLAQKLGVDTSKKKEGLGQNEKWEKENPLFKILRPALMQEEKGYSARPGPVVGYAAIKDTAKVNSYLKMAQIKTIFPRDLKLLWMVKPEKEMPGVLELVALKASGREGKAALEGDVVIDARQDFGQNNSNEVSMTMNSEGANIWKRLTGENIKKCVAIVLDNYVYSAPVVQDEIPNGRSQITGNFTLNEAKDLANVLKAGKLPAPTRIVEEAVVGPTLGKEATNAGLLSFVIAMLLVLAFMIFYYANAGLVANIALFANFFFIMGVLASLGAVLTLPGIAGIVLTMGMAVDANIIIYERVREELAIGKGVRLAIKDGFWNSYSAIIDGHVTSLLTGIILYVFGTGPVKGFATTLIIGIFTTLFTALLLSRLVFERRLNLNKPIKFFTKLTEGAFKNVNIDFIGSRKLMYFVSGTIITIGIISLIVRGVDYGIDFTGGRTYVVRFAKEVKTNDLREALKVSFGEAPEVKTFGSNDQVKITTKYLINSTSTDSETKVEQKLYEGLQSTIGKNVSFKTFKEKLIMSSQKVGPTVARDILIAAYWAVFFSLIGISLYIFIRFRRWHFAFGALTSLFHDTLIIVSSFSLLYGILPFSLEIDQAFIAAILTVVGYSIMDTVIIFDRIREYMGLHKKQELKKTTNDALNSTLSRTINTVATVIFTLLAIFIFGGEVIRGFAFALLIGVITGTYSSLFIATPLFYDTYMNKLKRDERKELKNKI from the coding sequence ATGCAGAATAAAGGAGCTATAAGATTATTTGCAATATTGCTTGCATTGGTGTGCATATATCAGCTATCATTCACATTTATTACAAAAAGAGTAGAAAGTAATGCTGCTGAGTATGCTGCAAGTCAGGATGTAACTGTTATGTCAAAAAAACTTGCAAAAAATGACATGCTGAAAGAAAGATATTATTATGATTCGATTTCGAAAGCTAAAGAAAAATATTATTTCGATTCAATTTCATCAACACCTGTTTACAACCTGCTCATAAGAAAATACACTTATAAGGAATGTAAGGAAAGAGAATTGAATCTTGGTCTTGACCTTAAAGGAGGTATGAACGTTACAATGGAAATTTCTGTTGTTGATATTCTTCGTGTAATGAGTAATAACAGTCAGGACAGCACTTTCAATAAGGCAATAAGGAAAGCTGTTGATATGCAGAGAGTAAGTCAGCAAGATTTTATAACTCTTTTCGGTCAGGCATTTGAAAGTATTGACCCGAAAGCACGACTTTCTTCCCCTTCAATTTTCGGGACTATGGAATTAAAAGAAAGAATAAATAACAGCACTACAAATAAAGAAGTTCTTAAAATTGTTCGCGAAGAAGCCGATGGAGCAATCGACAGGACTTTCAACATTCTCCGCACCCGTATTGACGCTTTCGGTGTTACACAGCCCAACATTCAGAAAATTGGCACTTATGGGAGAATTCTTGTGGAACTGCCTGGTGTTAAGGAACCCGAAAGAGCGAGAAAACTATTACAGGCACCCGCAAAACTCGAATTCTGGCTTACTTATGAAAACAAAGAAATTTATAATTACCTGACACAAGCAAATGACCGCTTAAAAGATATTTTGGAAAATAAAGATATAACAGGTACAAAAGCCGATTCGCTGTTAAAAAAATTATCGGGAGACACTGCTGCAAATGCAAAAGCAGATTCTTCAAAAAAGAAAATTGATGCAAATAAAGATAACAAAGGAAAATCACTTGCCCAGAAACTTGGTGTTGATACTTCAAAGAAAAAAGAAGGACTCGGGCAAAATGAAAAGTGGGAAAAAGAAAATCCTCTTTTTAAAATTCTCAGACCGGCTCTGATGCAGGAAGAAAAAGGATATTCAGCCCGACCAGGACCTGTTGTAGGATATGCTGCCATTAAAGATACTGCTAAGGTGAACAGCTATCTAAAAATGGCTCAGATTAAGACAATTTTTCCGCGTGATTTAAAGCTCTTATGGATGGTAAAACCTGAAAAAGAAATGCCTGGTGTATTGGAATTGGTAGCTTTAAAAGCATCGGGACGCGAAGGTAAGGCAGCGTTAGAAGGCGATGTTGTAATTGATGCACGTCAGGATTTCGGGCAAAACAATTCAAATGAGGTTTCGATGACAATGAACAGCGAAGGAGCAAATATATGGAAACGACTGACCGGTGAAAATATTAAAAAATGTGTTGCAATTGTTTTGGACAATTATGTTTATTCGGCACCTGTTGTACAGGACGAAATTCCTAACGGTCGCTCACAAATTACAGGAAACTTCACTCTTAACGAAGCAAAGGATTTGGCAAATGTTTTGAAAGCAGGTAAATTACCGGCACCTACAAGAATTGTTGAAGAAGCTGTTGTTGGTCCAACTTTAGGAAAAGAAGCAACTAATGCAGGATTATTATCTTTTGTCATTGCCATGCTTTTGGTTTTGGCGTTCATGATTTTCTATTATGCCAATGCGGGCTTGGTTGCGAATATAGCTTTATTTGCAAACTTCTTCTTCATTATGGGAGTTCTCGCATCACTTGGAGCAGTCCTCACCTTACCAGGTATCGCTGGTATAGTATTGACAATGGGTATGGCTGTTGATGCAAACATTATAATTTATGAAAGAGTTCGTGAAGAATTGGCAATAGGAAAGGGAGTGAGGCTTGCCATAAAAGATGGGTTCTGGAATTCGTACAGTGCAATTATTGACGGACACGTTACTTCTCTATTAACAGGTATCATACTTTATGTGTTTGGCACCGGACCTGTTAAAGGATTTGCTACTACTTTAATAATAGGTATTTTCACAACACTGTTCACAGCATTATTATTATCACGGCTTGTTTTTGAAAGAAGATTGAACTTAAACAAACCAATTAAGTTTTTTACAAAACTTACCGAAGGTGCATTTAAAAATGTAAATATTGATTTTATCGGAAGCAGAAAACTGATGTATTTTGTTTCAGGTACAATAATTACTATTGGTATTATATCTTTAATTGTCAGAGGTGTTGATTATGGTATTGATTTCACAGGTGGAAGAACTTATGTTGTTCGTTTTGCAAAAGAAGTAAAAACAAACGACTTGAGAGAAGCCCTAAAAGTATCGTTTGGCGAGGCACCTGAAGTTAAAACATTCGGTTCAAACGACCAGGTTAAAATAACCACAAAATATTTAATAAACTCGACCAGTACCGACTCTGAAACAAAAGTTGAACAAAAACTTTACGAAGGTTTACAAAGCACTATTGGCAAAAATGTATCTTTCAAAACTTTTAAAGAAAAACTCATTATGAGTTCTCAGAAAGTCGGACCTACAGTTGCCCGCGATATTCTTATTGCTGCATACTGGGCGGTATTCTTTTCTTTAATTGGTATTTCATTATATATTTTTATAAGATTCAGAAGATGGCATTTTGCTTTCGGTGCATTGACTTCACTTTTCCACGATACATTGATTATAGTATCATCGTTCTCATTGCTGTATGGGATATTGCCTTTTTCATTGGAAATTGACCAGGCATTTATAGCAGCAATATTAACAGTGGTAGGTTATTCAATTATGGATACAGTTATTATTTTCGATAGAATACGTGAATACATGGGATTACATAAAAAACAGGAATTAAAGAAAACTACAAATGATGCCTTGAACAGCACATTAAGTCGAACAATAAATACGGTTGCGACTGTAATTTTTACTTTGCTTGCAATATTTATTTTTGGCGGTGAAGTAATAAGAGGTTTTGCTTTTGCCTTGTTAATTGGTGTTATCACAGGTACTTATTCTTCATTGTTTATAGCAACACCTCTGTTCTATGATACATACATGAATAAGTTGAAGAGAGATGAAAGAAAAGAGTTGAAAAATAAAATTTAG